The DNA window TCCGTATCGAGGGCACGAACATGGACAAGGTGCGGCGCCTCTCCTACCAGGCGGTGTGACCCGCCGGCTCAGCGCGCGACGCGCACCGTGAAGCGGCGCCCCTGCTCGCTCAGCTCGACACCGTCCTCGCGAATCTCCTCGACGCGCAGCCGGCCGTCGATCGTGTCGCCCTCCACGTATTTGCGCCCGCCGACGAAGATCATGCGGCGCTCCGGCGCGTCGGAGTAGATCAGCGCCTCGATCCTCACTTCCGCCGGCGCCGGGGCCGCGGGCGGCCCGGGCGGTGCCGCGGGTGGAGTCTTCGCCGGCTCCGGCACTCCCCGGGCCGTCGGCGCGGGCCGTCGAGGCACCGCGGGCGCGGCCGACCGAGGCGGCGGCGCGGTACCCGACAGCCGATTCGGCTTGATGGGCGGGGGCTCGACCGCCGTCCGCTTCGGCTCCGCCACAACCGCCGCGGGAGT is part of the Candidatus Methylomirabilota bacterium genome and encodes:
- a CDS encoding general secretion pathway protein GspB — its product is MSYILDALRKVAKQRDRQAPMLQRLLSPAPAPRSAWARSPGRLLAALLLNAILLSALLVIWLRPAPVAAPPSPPAAPVADVQVGKTARGERDAVVTPAAVVAEPKRTAVEPPPIKPNRLSGTAPPPRSAAPAVPRRPAPTARGVPEPAKTPPAAPPGPPAAPAPAEVRIEALIYSDAPERRMIFVGGRKYVEGDTIDGRLRVEEIREDGVELSEQGRRFTVRVAR